From one Acidimicrobiales bacterium genomic stretch:
- a CDS encoding ABC transporter permease, with translation MSAEPASERAPGRPPVAPTVRSVSVFPAIYRVLLTSQVTLARVLALGALGVAAILVAWAIGQSDPVDATATGARFVNVFGLSLTVPVTALVFASAALGDLTDDGTLVYLWLRPVRRATVVLAAFAAALTVTIPLVVVPLVIAASLTGGGADLVKGTALAAALGAVAYAGLFTALGLRVRRALIWGLLYIFIWEGFVARGGDNAARLAVRSVTATILQAWSGTELRLGVLATGTAYLAPFVVAALALGYATWRLDRQDVD, from the coding sequence ATGAGCGCCGAGCCGGCCTCCGAGCGGGCGCCCGGCCGGCCGCCCGTGGCGCCGACCGTGCGATCGGTGTCGGTGTTCCCCGCCATCTACCGCGTGCTGCTCACCAGCCAGGTGACCCTCGCACGCGTGCTCGCGCTCGGCGCGCTGGGTGTGGCCGCGATCCTGGTGGCGTGGGCCATCGGCCAGTCCGACCCGGTGGACGCCACCGCGACCGGCGCCCGCTTCGTGAACGTGTTCGGCCTCTCGCTCACCGTCCCCGTGACCGCGCTCGTGTTCGCCAGCGCCGCCCTCGGCGACCTCACCGACGACGGCACCCTGGTGTACCTGTGGCTGCGTCCGGTGCGCCGGGCCACCGTCGTCCTGGCGGCCTTCGCCGCGGCCCTCACGGTCACCATTCCCCTGGTCGTCGTCCCCCTCGTGATCGCGGCGTCGCTCACCGGCGGGGGAGCGGACCTGGTGAAGGGGACCGCCCTCGCCGCCGCGCTCGGCGCAGTCGCCTACGCCGGCCTGTTCACGGCGCTGGGGCTCCGGGTGCGTCGGGCCCTGATCTGGGGGCTGCTCTACATCTTCATCTGGGAGGGCTTCGTGGCGCGGGGTGGCGACAACGCCGCCCGGCTGGCGGTCCGGTCGGTCACGGCGACGATCCTTCAGGCGTGGTCGGGCACCGAGCTGCGCCTCGGCGTGCTGGCGACGGGCACCGCCTATCTGGCGCCCTTCGTGGTGGCTGCCCTCGCGCTCGGCTACGCCACCTGGCGGCTCGACCGCCAGGACGTTGACTGA
- a CDS encoding ABC transporter permease subunit, whose protein sequence is MSARDAGGARILEGGYRRYDGERSGSAGAIESVAVHTTQRALGLRRAARFKILPILACALAYVPAIVYAGLAVLIPDELGRNQILPTYAEYYFFITAAIVVFTAFVAPEVLCTDRRTGMLGLYLASPLTRTTYLAAKAAAVLGVLAIVTLGPPLFLLVAYVLVGSGPDGPADVALFGLRILLAGALLSAFFGSLSMAVSSITDRKAAASAAIVLLLLLSAAVAGTLVEAAGASHLLMLADLFGLPFEAVVRIFGEPSQNPSMDDIASAAVIAAAVGWTLVASSIVWLRYRALEVTR, encoded by the coding sequence ATGAGTGCGCGCGACGCGGGCGGGGCCCGCATCCTCGAAGGTGGCTACCGCCGCTACGACGGCGAGCGCTCGGGTTCCGCCGGAGCGATCGAGAGCGTGGCCGTCCACACCACCCAGCGCGCCCTCGGCCTGCGCCGGGCGGCGCGCTTCAAGATCCTGCCGATCCTCGCCTGTGCCCTGGCTTACGTCCCGGCCATCGTCTACGCCGGTCTCGCCGTGCTGATCCCCGACGAGCTCGGACGCAACCAGATCCTGCCGACCTACGCCGAGTACTACTTCTTCATCACCGCGGCCATCGTGGTCTTCACCGCGTTCGTGGCCCCGGAAGTGCTGTGCACGGACCGGCGCACCGGCATGCTCGGGCTCTATCTGGCGTCACCGCTCACGCGGACGACCTACCTCGCCGCGAAGGCGGCCGCGGTCCTGGGGGTGCTCGCCATCGTCACGTTGGGCCCGCCGCTGTTCCTGCTGGTGGCCTATGTGCTCGTGGGGAGCGGCCCGGACGGCCCGGCCGACGTCGCCCTGTTCGGCCTGCGCATCCTCCTCGCCGGCGCGCTGCTCTCGGCCTTCTTCGGTTCGCTCTCGATGGCGGTGTCGAGCATCACCGACCGCAAGGCGGCCGCCTCCGCGGCCATCGTCCTGCTGCTCCTGCTGTCGGCCGCGGTGGCCGGGACCCTGGTCGAGGCCGCCGGCGCGTCCCACCTGCTCATGCTGGCCGATCTCTTCGGGCTTCCCTTCGAAGCGGTCGTCCGTATCTTCGGCGAGCCCTCGCAGAACCCGTCCATGGACGACATCGCCAGTGCTGCGGTGATCGCGGCGGCCGTCGGCTGGACGCTGGTGGCCTCCAGCATCGTCTGGCTCCGCTACCGGGCCCTCGAGGTGACGCGATGA
- a CDS encoding ABC transporter ATP-binding protein translates to MVAPDASAVTAEAGAVAAGEGVVKRFGTTTALSSATFGIGHGVTGLLGPNGAGKTTLIGLLLGLHRADAGRVSVLGLDPGRLGTAVRERVGYAPEHHRLPPDVKAQDFVRHLCEVHGLPTREAAARASDALWQVGLGEERFRPLGTLSTGQRQRVKMAQAVAHDPALVLLDEPTDGLDPVQRDQMLALIRRVSDEFGIDVILSSHLLDEVERICDAAVILSGGTVVAAGSLDELRGDSEGLVVELTEGAEPFAAWLRQAGCDIAPDGHRLVVTRGRAAVDHDLADLVRDAAAASGAHLRRLVPQTVTLEEVFLDVSA, encoded by the coding sequence ATGGTCGCGCCGGATGCCTCCGCCGTGACGGCGGAGGCGGGTGCCGTCGCCGCCGGCGAGGGGGTGGTCAAGCGCTTCGGCACCACGACGGCGCTGTCGTCGGCCACCTTCGGGATCGGCCACGGCGTGACCGGTTTGCTCGGCCCCAACGGGGCCGGCAAGACCACCCTCATCGGCCTCCTGCTCGGCCTCCACCGCGCCGACGCCGGCCGGGTCAGCGTCCTCGGACTCGACCCCGGACGGCTCGGCACGGCGGTCCGCGAGCGGGTCGGCTACGCGCCCGAGCACCACCGCCTGCCGCCGGACGTGAAGGCACAGGACTTCGTCCGCCACTTGTGCGAGGTGCACGGCCTGCCCACGCGGGAGGCCGCCGCCAGGGCCAGCGACGCCCTCTGGCAGGTGGGCCTCGGCGAGGAGCGGTTCCGGCCGCTCGGCACCCTGTCCACCGGGCAACGCCAACGGGTGAAGATGGCGCAGGCCGTGGCCCACGACCCCGCGCTCGTGCTGCTCGACGAGCCCACGGACGGCCTCGACCCCGTCCAACGCGACCAGATGCTCGCCCTCATCCGACGGGTGTCCGACGAGTTCGGCATCGACGTCATCCTCTCGTCGCACCTCCTCGACGAGGTCGAGCGGATCTGCGACGCGGCGGTGATCCTGAGCGGTGGCACCGTCGTCGCCGCGGGGTCACTCGACGAGCTGCGAGGGGACAGCGAGGGCCTCGTGGTGGAGCTGACCGAGGGTGCCGAGCCGTTCGCCGCGTGGCTCCGCCAGGCCGGGTGCGACATCGCCCCCGATGGGCACCGGCTGGTCGTGACGCGGGGCCGCGCCGCGGTCGACCACGACCTCGCCGACCTGGTGCGGGACGCGGCGGCCGCGAGCGGGGCCCACCTGCGGCGACTCGTGCCCCAGACGGTCACCCTCGAAGAGGTCTTCCTGGACGTGTCCGCATGA
- a CDS encoding GAP family protein, producing the protein MIASALTQAIGAALPSALGVALSPIPIVAVILMLGTPRARTDGPAFALGWVLGLTMVSIAVIGLTGAAGDASTPGSSTSDSINWMKVGLGGVLLLMAKRQWEKRPRPGVEPPLPAWMAKIDQLPPGQALGAGVLLSGLNPKNLILTMAAAASVASVPGITTGEEAIAVGVFVVIASLTTVGAVLLYFVGGSRATRVLDELKQYMATHNAAIMMVILLLIGAKLIGDGLGVVG; encoded by the coding sequence ATGATCGCCTCCGCCCTGACCCAGGCCATCGGCGCGGCGCTGCCGTCGGCCCTTGGTGTCGCCCTGAGCCCGATCCCCATCGTCGCGGTGATCCTCATGCTCGGCACACCGCGCGCTCGGACGGACGGGCCCGCCTTCGCGCTCGGCTGGGTGCTCGGCCTCACGATGGTCTCGATCGCCGTCATCGGGCTCACCGGGGCCGCCGGTGACGCGTCCACACCGGGGAGCAGCACCTCGGACTCGATCAACTGGATGAAGGTGGGTCTCGGAGGCGTGCTGCTGCTGATGGCCAAGCGCCAGTGGGAGAAGCGGCCGAGGCCCGGGGTCGAGCCGCCGCTCCCGGCCTGGATGGCGAAGATCGACCAGCTGCCACCCGGTCAGGCCCTGGGCGCCGGCGTGCTGCTGTCGGGCCTCAACCCAAAGAACCTGATCTTGACCATGGCTGCGGCCGCCTCGGTCGCCTCCGTCCCGGGGATCACCACGGGAGAGGAGGCCATCGCCGTCGGCGTGTTCGTGGTGATCGCTTCGCTGACCACGGTCGGTGCGGTGCTGCTCTACTTCGTGGGTGGGAGCAGGGCGACGCGGGTCCTCGACGAGCTCAAGCAGTACATGGCCACCCACAACGCCGCCATCATGATGGTGATCCTCCTGTTGATCGGGGCGAAGCTGATCGGCGACGGCCTCGGCGTCGTGGGCTGA
- a CDS encoding DJ-1/PfpI family protein codes for MQIAIPLFAQFTALDGIGPYEVLQRIPEFDITFVGHERGEVRSENGFLGVTVDATFEELPEPDVVVFPGGVGTRPLVHDERVLDWVRHAHQTTRFTTSVCTGSLVLAAAGLLDGLTATTHWSVLEELRSLGAEPTSDRVVEHLDQRLITAAGVSSGIDMALRLVELLVDDTAAKAAQLMIEYDPQPPFDAGALDKVDEVVVTRVIEYAAVRQ; via the coding sequence GTGCAGATCGCCATCCCCCTCTTCGCGCAGTTCACCGCCCTCGACGGGATCGGTCCCTACGAGGTGCTCCAGCGCATCCCCGAGTTCGACATCACGTTCGTCGGCCATGAGCGGGGAGAGGTCCGGAGCGAGAACGGCTTCCTCGGCGTCACCGTCGACGCCACCTTCGAGGAGCTGCCCGAGCCGGACGTGGTGGTCTTCCCCGGTGGCGTCGGCACCCGGCCCCTCGTCCACGACGAGCGGGTCCTCGACTGGGTGCGTCACGCCCACCAGACCACGAGGTTCACCACGTCGGTGTGCACGGGCTCGCTCGTGCTGGCGGCCGCCGGCCTGCTCGACGGGTTGACCGCGACCACCCACTGGTCCGTGCTCGAGGAGCTCCGCTCGCTCGGAGCCGAGCCCACCTCGGACCGTGTGGTCGAGCACCTCGACCAGCGCCTCATCACCGCCGCCGGCGTGTCCTCCGGCATCGACATGGCCCTGCGCCTCGTCGAGCTGCTCGTCGACGACACCGCGGCCAAGGCGGCGCAGCTGATGATCGAGTACGACCCGCAGCCCCCCTTCGACGCCGGCGCCCTCGACAAGGTCGACGAGGTCGTCGTGACCCGGGTGATCGAGTACGCCGCAGTACGCCAATAG
- a CDS encoding universal stress protein produces MKVLIGTDGSEAAIDAARRSLPLLAAPDTVLVVCVAEPPAIAAEGFESGFAGGVAAPEEIDAAWGAANAGAADALERTVAGLDTAATVETLIENGDIGPTLCAVAEEQGVDVVVVASRGHGAIRRALLGSVSTHLVNHAPCPVIVVREGAGD; encoded by the coding sequence ATGAAGGTCCTGATCGGCACCGACGGCTCCGAGGCCGCGATCGACGCCGCCCGGCGGTCCCTGCCTCTCCTCGCCGCGCCCGACACCGTCCTCGTGGTGTGCGTCGCCGAACCGCCGGCCATCGCCGCCGAGGGCTTCGAGTCCGGCTTCGCCGGCGGGGTCGCCGCGCCCGAGGAGATCGACGCGGCCTGGGGAGCGGCCAACGCCGGTGCCGCCGACGCGCTCGAGCGGACCGTCGCCGGGCTCGACACGGCGGCCACGGTCGAGACCCTCATCGAGAACGGCGACATCGGACCCACGCTGTGCGCCGTCGCCGAGGAGCAGGGGGTCGACGTCGTGGTGGTGGCGTCGCGGGGCCACGGAGCCATCCGCCGGGCCCTCCTGGGCTCGGTGAGCACGCACCTCGTCAACCACGCACCGTGCCCGGTGATCGTGGTGCGCGAAGGCGCCGGCGACTGA
- a CDS encoding ABC transporter ATP-binding protein: MPPPPPPPPPPPPPAPPAAAPPLRLVGASKWFGDVVAVSDVSCTVGPGVTALLGPNGAGKSTVLRLLCGLTPPSRGEVQIFGADPRADLGLFGLIGLVPQQESVFEFQRALEFVRFSAVLQGVPDADAAARRALAVVDLDPGLARKVGAFSKGMRQRVKVAAALVHDPPIVILDEPLTGLDPRQRIAMIELLQRLGDEGRCVLASSHVLDEVERFGSRVLVIARGRLVAEGDFHAIRALMDDRPHRIRVRTDDPRGLATGLIAAGAAVGVRLDAGAVIVDTDDVATFRRVIAPVARQAGARLEEVAPLDDDLESVFRYLVGTT, encoded by the coding sequence ATGCCTCCTCCTCCTCCTCCTCCTCCTCCTCCTCCTCCTCCCGCGCCACCCGCCGCGGCGCCGCCGCTGCGGCTGGTCGGCGCGTCGAAGTGGTTCGGCGACGTGGTGGCGGTGTCCGACGTCTCGTGCACCGTCGGCCCCGGGGTCACCGCGTTGTTGGGGCCCAACGGGGCGGGGAAGTCGACGGTGCTGCGGCTCCTCTGCGGGCTCACCCCGCCGTCGCGCGGCGAGGTCCAGATCTTCGGGGCCGACCCCCGCGCCGACCTCGGGCTGTTCGGTCTCATCGGGCTCGTCCCCCAGCAGGAGTCCGTGTTCGAGTTCCAGCGGGCCCTCGAGTTCGTGCGCTTCTCGGCCGTGCTCCAGGGCGTCCCCGACGCCGACGCCGCCGCCCGTCGGGCCCTCGCCGTGGTCGACCTCGATCCCGGTCTCGCCCGGAAGGTGGGAGCGTTCTCCAAGGGCATGCGCCAGCGGGTCAAGGTGGCAGCCGCACTCGTGCACGACCCGCCCATCGTGATCCTCGACGAGCCCCTGACCGGGCTCGACCCCCGACAGCGCATCGCCATGATCGAGCTCCTCCAGCGCCTCGGCGACGAGGGCCGGTGCGTGCTGGCATCGAGTCACGTGCTGGACGAGGTCGAACGCTTCGGCTCGCGGGTGCTCGTGATCGCCCGCGGTCGCCTGGTGGCCGAGGGCGACTTCCACGCCATCCGGGCACTGATGGACGACCGCCCGCACCGGATCCGGGTGCGCACGGACGACCCTCGGGGCCTCGCCACGGGTCTGATCGCCGCTGGTGCAGCCGTCGGCGTGCGCCTCGACGCCGGCGCGGTGATCGTCGACACCGACGACGTGGCGACCTTCCGGCGGGTCATCGCCCCCGTCGCCCGCCAGGCGGGGGCCCGCCTCGAGGAGGTCGCCCCCCTCGACGACGACCTGGAATCGGTGTTCCGCTACCTGGTGGGCACGACGTGA
- a CDS encoding DJ-1/PfpI family protein produces the protein MEPRPVVIVAFPEVQGLDVTGPFDVFSGANDALGTEAYEVTLAAAAPGPVRTTSGMAVVAERHLAEPFEVDTLLVPGGRGVHAARLEPATLDAVARHARAARRVASVCTGTFLLASAGVLREGPVTTHWAHADRLADEFPGLVVERDPLWVRNGRCWTSAGVTAGIDLALALVEDDHGAEVAQLIARHLVMFLRRPGGQSQFATAVWAPAADPGPIRAAQDHIHAHPDADLSVDRLAALVALSPRHFQREFVRRVGETPGRYVERVRVEAARQALEASPEVPVSAVAERSGFGSAETLRRSFVRHVGVPPDHYRRRFATAPTP, from the coding sequence GTGGAGCCCCGCCCCGTCGTCATCGTCGCTTTCCCCGAGGTGCAGGGGCTCGACGTCACGGGGCCCTTCGACGTGTTCTCGGGCGCCAACGACGCACTCGGCACCGAGGCGTACGAGGTCACGCTGGCCGCAGCCGCTCCCGGTCCCGTTCGGACCACCAGTGGCATGGCCGTGGTGGCCGAGCGCCACCTGGCCGAGCCCTTCGAGGTCGACACCCTCCTCGTCCCCGGTGGCCGCGGAGTCCACGCCGCCCGCCTCGAACCGGCCACGCTCGACGCGGTCGCCCGCCACGCTCGGGCCGCCCGGCGGGTGGCGTCGGTGTGCACGGGCACCTTCCTGCTGGCCTCCGCAGGCGTCCTCCGCGAGGGGCCGGTGACCACGCACTGGGCCCACGCCGACCGCCTCGCCGACGAGTTCCCCGGCCTGGTCGTGGAGCGGGACCCCCTCTGGGTCCGCAACGGCCGCTGCTGGACCTCCGCCGGAGTGACCGCCGGCATCGACCTCGCCCTCGCGCTGGTCGAGGACGACCACGGCGCCGAGGTGGCGCAGCTCATCGCCCGGCACCTCGTCATGTTCCTGCGCCGTCCCGGCGGCCAGAGCCAGTTCGCCACCGCGGTCTGGGCACCCGCCGCCGACCCTGGGCCCATCCGCGCCGCGCAGGACCACATCCACGCCCACCCGGACGCCGACCTGTCGGTCGATCGCCTTGCGGCCCTCGTCGCCCTCAGCCCCCGCCACTTCCAGCGTGAGTTCGTGCGCCGGGTGGGGGAGACCCCGGGCCGCTACGTCGAGCGCGTGCGGGTCGAGGCCGCCCGCCAGGCCCTGGAGGCCTCGCCCGAGGTACCGGTGAGCGCGGTCGCCGAGCGGTCCGGCTTCGGCAGCGCCGAGACCCTGCGGCGGTCGTTCGTGCGCCACGTCGGGGTGCCGCCCGACCACTACCGCCGGCGCTTCGCCACCGCTCCCACCCCCTGA
- a CDS encoding sulfotransferase encodes MGGADFLLSLDPDDLLAAARASTGLDDFGGDSWRPHFDVLVAALEHEARLTTVGRLLARTELLRALRQRLLLAHRWADDPSILATPVVAPVFVVGTGRSGTSILHELLALDPANRVPLTWELLHPGEAVGTEDEQAAARRAGDEVHRAWADFQPAYATMHHNAGDEPNECILATMLEFLSDQWGGTYEVPTYSGHLVSADQTEAYRYHRRVLQTLERRAPAGAGWVCKAPSHLSQLRTLFAVYPDARVIQLHRDPLKTVPSTVSLMGTIRSMRCEQVDVDGLAPLISLGYSLMLDDTLDARASGALPDGQFVDVRYADLMASPAATVLDVYERLDRPVPEGLGGAVERHLAERPKGAHGEHRYSLTDFGLDPTAERARFSRYQARYDVPDEI; translated from the coding sequence GTGGGGGGCGCCGACTTCCTGCTGTCACTCGACCCGGACGACCTCCTCGCCGCGGCACGGGCCAGCACCGGCCTCGATGACTTCGGCGGTGACTCCTGGCGGCCCCATTTCGACGTGCTGGTGGCCGCTCTTGAACACGAGGCCCGTCTCACCACGGTGGGACGGCTGCTGGCCCGCACCGAGCTGCTGCGGGCGTTGCGCCAGCGCCTGCTCCTCGCCCACCGCTGGGCCGACGACCCGTCGATCCTGGCCACGCCCGTGGTCGCGCCGGTGTTCGTGGTCGGCACCGGACGATCGGGCACGTCGATCCTGCACGAGCTGTTGGCCCTCGACCCGGCCAACCGGGTGCCCCTCACCTGGGAGCTGCTCCACCCGGGTGAGGCGGTCGGCACCGAGGACGAACAGGCCGCGGCCCGACGGGCGGGCGACGAGGTGCACCGTGCCTGGGCCGACTTCCAGCCCGCGTACGCCACCATGCACCACAACGCCGGCGACGAGCCCAACGAGTGCATCCTCGCCACGATGCTCGAGTTCCTGTCGGACCAGTGGGGCGGCACCTACGAGGTCCCCACCTACTCGGGCCACCTCGTGAGCGCCGACCAGACCGAGGCCTACCGCTATCACCGTCGGGTGCTCCAGACCCTCGAGCGGCGTGCCCCCGCCGGCGCCGGATGGGTGTGCAAGGCCCCGAGCCATCTCAGTCAGCTCCGCACGCTCTTCGCCGTGTACCCCGATGCCCGGGTGATCCAGTTGCACCGCGACCCGCTGAAGACCGTCCCGTCCACGGTGAGCCTCATGGGCACGATCCGCTCGATGCGCTGTGAGCAGGTCGACGTCGACGGCCTCGCTCCGCTCATCTCGCTGGGGTACTCGCTCATGTTGGACGACACCCTCGACGCCAGGGCGTCGGGTGCGCTGCCCGACGGACAGTTCGTGGACGTGCGCTACGCCGACCTCATGGCGTCCCCTGCCGCGACCGTGCTCGACGTCTACGAGCGCCTCGACCGCCCGGTGCCCGAGGGGCTCGGAGGCGCGGTCGAGCGCCACCTCGCCGAGCGCCCGAAAGGCGCCCACGGGGAGCACCGGTACTCGCTCACCGACTTCGGGCTCGATCCCACCGCCGAGCGGGCGCGCTTCTCCCGCTACCAGGCCCGCTACGACGTGCCCGACGAGATCTGA
- a CDS encoding peptide ABC transporter substrate-binding protein: MTRKTLAGRLLALLVALMLVAAACGSDSDSGDDASSDTTAGESSDDTAAPDTQAGGEFVDLGTFVGDPPEHIDPALNVTLDAYQVISALYDGLTDIDASDPANPVIVPDVAESYEVNDDATVWTFKIREGEVFSNGEEITPTTFVDSWNRAAQLAGDYSYLMGFIEGGIEVVEGDAEEISGVVADDDAMTLEVTLSEPYSNFDAVAGFQLFFPMPSEAMGPDAADYENGVMVGNGPFGMAEPRTDEQIVLTKNDQWDGNFEGETFPDRLDQITFVTTADPDTAYNSFEAGEGDDANIPPARTTEAQENYGTTLDVPILGSYHFNFNLEDPTVGGEENLLFRQAVSQAIDREEINEAVYSGSRTTSTGVTPEGIPGFQADLCDYCSYDPEAAEAAFNEWTDAGNEQSEPMPIQFNRDAGHEPVAQIMVDNLAAIGIEAVAEPMDSETYFSDLAEGACVFCRAGWFADYPTYDNFMYDLFHSDSLGGNNYGFDNEEFDSLVDEAKATTDKDAQADLFVQAEQILLNDAIGVVPINWYRGDYAYGNDVAVFPQSNFGLIAWEQVAFAAE, translated from the coding sequence GTGACCCGTAAGACATTGGCAGGCCGCCTACTGGCGCTGCTCGTCGCCCTGATGCTCGTCGCCGCCGCATGCGGCAGCGACAGCGACAGCGGAGACGACGCCAGCAGCGACACGACGGCGGGTGAGTCCTCGGACGACACCGCCGCACCCGACACCCAGGCCGGAGGCGAGTTCGTCGACCTCGGCACGTTCGTGGGCGATCCGCCGGAGCACATCGATCCGGCGCTGAACGTGACCCTTGACGCGTACCAGGTGATCAGCGCCCTCTACGACGGGCTCACCGACATCGACGCGAGCGACCCGGCCAACCCGGTCATCGTGCCCGACGTCGCCGAGTCCTACGAGGTCAACGACGACGCCACGGTGTGGACCTTCAAGATCCGCGAGGGCGAGGTGTTCTCGAACGGCGAGGAGATCACGCCGACCACGTTCGTCGACTCGTGGAACCGCGCCGCGCAGCTCGCCGGTGACTACAGCTACCTGATGGGCTTCATCGAGGGCGGCATCGAGGTCGTCGAAGGCGACGCCGAGGAGATCTCCGGCGTCGTGGCCGACGACGACGCGATGACCCTCGAGGTCACGCTCTCCGAGCCCTACTCCAACTTCGATGCGGTCGCCGGCTTCCAGCTGTTCTTCCCGATGCCGTCCGAGGCCATGGGCCCGGACGCCGCGGACTACGAGAACGGCGTGATGGTCGGCAACGGCCCGTTCGGGATGGCCGAGCCCCGCACCGACGAGCAGATCGTGCTCACCAAGAACGATCAGTGGGACGGGAACTTCGAAGGCGAGACCTTCCCCGACCGGCTCGACCAGATCACCTTCGTGACCACGGCCGACCCGGACACCGCCTACAACTCGTTCGAGGCCGGTGAGGGCGACGACGCCAACATCCCGCCCGCCCGCACCACGGAGGCGCAGGAGAACTACGGCACCACGCTCGACGTGCCGATCCTCGGCTCCTACCACTTCAACTTCAACCTCGAGGACCCGACGGTCGGCGGCGAGGAGAACCTGCTGTTCCGCCAGGCCGTCTCGCAGGCCATCGACCGTGAGGAGATCAACGAGGCCGTCTACAGCGGCAGCCGCACGACCTCCACGGGCGTCACCCCCGAGGGCATCCCCGGCTTCCAGGCCGACCTCTGCGACTACTGCTCCTACGATCCCGAGGCCGCCGAGGCGGCGTTCAACGAGTGGACCGACGCGGGCAACGAGCAGAGCGAGCCGATGCCCATCCAGTTCAACCGTGACGCCGGCCACGAGCCCGTGGCCCAGATCATGGTGGACAACCTCGCCGCCATCGGCATCGAGGCCGTCGCCGAGCCGATGGACTCCGAGACCTACTTCTCGGACCTCGCCGAGGGCGCGTGCGTCTTCTGCCGGGCCGGCTGGTTCGCCGACTACCCGACGTACGACAACTTCATGTACGACCTGTTCCACTCCGACTCGCTCGGCGGGAACAACTACGGGTTCGACAACGAGGAGTTCGACTCCCTCGTCGACGAGGCCAAGGCCACGACGGACAAGGACGCCCAGGCGGACCTGTTCGTGCAGGCCGAGCAGATCCTGCTCAACGACGCGATCGGCGTGGTGCCCATCAACTGGTACCGCGGCGATTACGCCTACGGCAACGACGTCGCCGTGTTCCCGCAGAGCAACTTCGGTCTGATCGCCTGGGAGCAGGTGGCCTTCGCGGCCGAGTAG
- a CDS encoding aspartate aminotransferase family protein, with amino-acid sequence MSYPYEDRFDIIRGLPEHGRPRDEILADVRWMGEQEDRSWNQGHCSGTMYCGDVEHYAFLNQVFAAFSHVNALQRDICPSITKFEAEITAMTLDLFHGEAAEDPCGSITGGGTDSILTAMLVYRDQARADRGITAPNFIMPTTAHPAFDKAGHLFGMEVRKAPIDPETTLVDVGWVADHIDANTVALVGSAGNYPYGTIDDIAALSDLALERGIGLHVDGCLGGFILPWGQQLGIDIPMFDFRLPGVTTISADTHKYGYGLKGTSVLSYRTKALRQHAYFMTPEWVGGKYMSPGMAGSRSGGLIAATWASMVSLGREGYLRYARSIFDTSFAMQDAVRSHPELLVMGAPTWCFSFRSDEFDIYHVNDSMSQKGWRFNGQQYPNAIHMCVTRPQTQPGVVDAFAADLTEGVAYAKNPPTDQPLSGAIYGGVPGGATPEVVQFLEEVMGDLLDGMQDVPVPV; translated from the coding sequence ATGAGCTACCCGTACGAGGACCGCTTCGACATCATCCGCGGCCTGCCCGAGCACGGCCGCCCTCGTGACGAGATCCTCGCCGACGTCCGGTGGATGGGCGAGCAGGAGGACCGGTCGTGGAACCAGGGTCACTGCTCCGGGACGATGTACTGCGGGGACGTCGAGCACTACGCGTTCCTGAACCAGGTGTTCGCAGCCTTCTCCCACGTCAACGCGCTGCAGCGCGACATCTGCCCGAGCATCACCAAGTTCGAGGCCGAGATCACCGCCATGACCCTCGACCTCTTCCACGGCGAGGCGGCCGAGGACCCCTGCGGCTCCATCACCGGGGGCGGCACCGACTCGATCCTCACCGCGATGCTGGTCTACCGCGACCAGGCCAGAGCCGACCGGGGCATCACCGCGCCGAACTTCATCATGCCCACCACGGCCCACCCCGCCTTCGACAAGGCGGGCCACCTGTTCGGCATGGAGGTGCGCAAGGCCCCCATCGACCCCGAGACCACGCTGGTCGACGTGGGTTGGGTGGCCGACCACATCGACGCCAACACCGTCGCCCTCGTCGGTTCAGCCGGCAACTACCCCTACGGCACCATCGACGACATCGCCGCGCTCTCCGACCTCGCCCTCGAGCGCGGCATCGGCCTGCACGTCGACGGGTGCCTCGGCGGCTTCATCCTCCCGTGGGGCCAACAGCTCGGCATCGACATCCCGATGTTCGACTTCCGCCTGCCCGGCGTCACCACCATCTCGGCCGACACCCACAAGTACGGCTACGGCCTGAAGGGCACCTCGGTGCTGTCCTACCGGACGAAGGCCCTGCGCCAGCACGCCTACTTCATGACCCCCGAGTGGGTCGGGGGCAAGTACATGTCCCCGGGCATGGCGGGCAGTCGGTCAGGTGGCCTCATCGCCGCCACCTGGGCGTCCATGGTGAGCCTCGGCCGCGAGGGCTACCTGCGCTACGCCCGTTCGATCTTCGACACCTCGTTCGCCATGCAGGACGCCGTGCGCTCCCATCCCGAGCTGCTCGTCATGGGCGCGCCCACCTGGTGCTTCTCGTTCCGCTCCGACGAGTTCGACATCTACCACGTCAACGACTCGATGTCGCAGAAGGGGTGGCGCTTCAACGGCCAGCAGTACCCGAACGCGATCCACATGTGCGTCACGCGCCCCCAGACGCAGCCCGGCGTGGTCGACGCCTTCGCTGCGGACCTCACCGAGGGTGTCGCCTACGCCAAGAACCCGCCCACCGACCAGCCGTTGTCCGGGGCGATCTACGGCGGCGTGCCGGGCGGAGCCACCCCCGAGGTGGTGCAGTTCCTCGAGGAGGTGATGGGCGACCTGCTCGACGGCATGCAGGACGTCCCCGTCCCGGTCTGA